Proteins encoded within one genomic window of Aquarana catesbeiana isolate 2022-GZ linkage group LG03, ASM4218655v1, whole genome shotgun sequence:
- the LOC141134849 gene encoding olfactory receptor 5AR1-like, producing MDMGKNKTQVAMFEFSGLTDNEKLVPFLFVFFLFVYMVTILGNVGMMVIVHISPSLYTPMYYFLNYLSMVDLFYSSAVTPKMLSDLLSEKKQISFIGCALQLCFFAGLASTEVFVLTSMAYDRYVAICHPLHYVTIMTKKKCQGMILAAFLFSIVQSTSSTSCLFTLQYCGPNLLDHFYCDIPPILKLSCSDTRSCDILTVFFVCVGTVSTLTTILVSYTLIILAILQIKSSKGQQKAFSTCSSHLMCATIFYVTVFITYLHPSSNHLEKQNKVASVFYAMVTPMLNPLIYSLRNQEVKRVILQLLQKHEH from the coding sequence ATGGATATGGGAAAAAATAAGACGCAAGTAGCCATGTTTGAGTTCTCTGGTTTAACTGATAATGAAAAACTTGTTCCATTTCtctttgtgttctttttgtttGTCTACATGGTGACCATACTTGGAAATGTTGGGATGATGGTAATTGTTCATATCTCTCCCAGCCTTTACACTCCAATGTACTACTTCTTGAACTACTTGTCCATGGTGGACCTCTTCTACTCTTCAGCGGTTACACCCAAAATGTTGTCTGACCTCCTGTCTGAGAAGAAGCAGATCTCTTTCATTGGCTGTGCCCTTCAGCTATGCTTCTTTGCTGGTCTGGCAAGTACGGAGGTCTTTGTCCTGACGAGCATGGCATATGATCGATATGTTGCAATCTGTCATCCGCTCCACTATGTCACGATAATGACCAAGAAGAAATGTCAGGGGATGATTCTCGCTGCTTTCTTATTTAGCATTGTGCAGTCAACATCATCAACCAGCTGTTTGTTCACTCTGCAGTATTGTGGTCCAAACCTGTTGGATCATTTCTATTGTGACATCCCACCAATCCTCAAATTGTCTTGTTCAGATACTCGTTCTTGTGACATTTTAACTGTGTTCTTTGTATGTGTTGGCACAGTAAGCACATTGACAACCATCCTGGTCTCTTATACTCTTATTATATTGGCCATTCTACAGATTAAATCCAGCAAGGGTCAACAGAAAGCATTTAGTACATGCTCATCCCATCTAATGTGCGCTACAATATTTTATGTGACTGTTTTCATCACTTACTTACACCCCTCTTCTAACCacttagaaaaacaaaacaaagtggcTTCTGTCTTCTATGCAATGGTGACCCCAATGCTGAATCCTCTTATCTATAGTCTGAGGAACCAGGAGGTGAAAAGGGTTATATTGCAATTACTGCAAAAACATGAACATTAA